Proteins encoded together in one Porites lutea chromosome 2, jaPorLute2.1, whole genome shotgun sequence window:
- the LOC140928256 gene encoding uncharacterized protein isoform X1, producing the protein MNRKKTIDYTVTRRPRDSYGPSSSSKPRTESRDQRGRGDGDRDKKPFWKDDKNVGNESNYSTLEQLQREAVLKDLQEEISRSVLSQESLLLSGRDNRDSYSRDKVRGPILDEFSEDARDYRSSKSIRNDYRDSRDQQLRKHDDSRSRKRSYSPADDRSSSSYRKSREDTPTKRSRSTTSGSRHDSDDDLRNVLKQYQKSKWEDEDVSKDRTRYNSKDFVSKVDGKRNKESLGVSSSTDIFTMSSQGTLGSFSLESLPGSKDYFDAGFREDYREKDWLKEDKKTYRDSSKDRDYTSSRYRSSKQDRRGSLDYGLRGNDLENVDSRFKNDDREFSNEADLDRILYQNRESPNYGSLGSEILRDLSVTELAGLAGEKFKTGFELGRPFFGFDRGQQRNKPGTFVFTGWQDQTAAGGTTTDSIWNESSDLLLEGRGKSYGKTYGDDDFLLNRDRKDHKEDKPSSFKTQKRDSYSKDDKNVNSGQRGSLAPLLKPAKSVSLNKTSGGTSSKLSAPSTTKPGPKPLFPLGFMPRQVKVPQGKSTQKTPSNKGNQSPPLLPKKSGYFPRHTETKSRSRSRSSERVFENSDFGANSGAKRQVKPPSKGKFTTQNWSNPGDKNKKIEGKENASLKAPQLLSGTRGRGNILTNNRGNRGRGGFQQKPGVGRAGAGIAQRGRGRGVRGKGPSNRGRGASRGRGLAARGRGRGVAQPPVGATVRNIFRRSKSRSPRQGKHKRFSRSSGSPRGSRSRRRGSRSRSRSRSSSYCSTCSSGSCSTCHSWRSISVDSLNGDQDKKRRGHHRGKSGSKYVLDKKSEKSLDKLKDDIKHMEKQLEQKKVKDHSVSKPLEKPFDSKQSSNKTNEKRLSETRLSDKKPPEKKPLDKALVDKKPPGKNSDQKTSKDALKGKSDVKMTKSDPKAGFKQTKGGKLKDQKESVLDKEEKPERPFDDRKDVKRKTDNSREVILKSDKRKESPLFIKKEKESPAREVKIVSEKKSKGDKVLDESSSKMKAGSLKITIDQPKWLIDAKKNKNIEIDQPKWSTDTKQSKNMEVEVERTVDVKKKPSKSPPGKQKKKDKEKVKSKKAKKKSKKKKYDRDSADSGDESVYSSISGQDDFPSSNDEKSKYLQPYDQRIVEFSSGAFDANMITVHYAKRSKSSTRPASRSSTEGETSKSSQSRANLITIPVSKEPPLLPDVSRPRKSSGAPPPSQEKVFDNDNSDAHYSEISYTGNEANVDYETAGFAEEFQGEQDYGRSYQGDEDLGQEWEPGHGEEGEYYYEEGGEGEGYEQEYYTYPQEGEVAGAGVVQEGENYQEWYEGEYVEGGTVEGETAGAEYEGEYYLAEDGLYYPVEGEAYEQYQGEYVEGGEHHEAEAVQGEAVTYDEYGYQYTEEGYHYVEEGQQYAEEGAEWQQYGEDGAAYQSGEGWGQGEVEGQWEEYQEGYPAEQSEWGPEYTQGIEYEGQEYQVEGAETLPQEGYDDSDVYESQYYAEGYQQPEEPNSVEQSFEPHLQTEHDQIQETSAIKDNSENVSVVPPNVGDNKKEAKPLKSILKKGNQAESKGTKLVSERLAQMKNQPGSKLETPGLGSTPASSSQTAETTGQNPRHEEEAKAQSESDRYRETEREILSSQPKDAIGTEFIVRVHGTGMSSFYCKLCNCRFNTLTAKNLHVKGMKHIELYIRLKSQLLQSVIKDTKVATAKRPAEEGASGAQKFPRILN; encoded by the exons ATGAACCGCAAGAAAACTATCGACTACACTGTCACACGAAGGCCAAGAGACTCATACGGTCCGTCAAGTTCCTCTAAACCTCGGACGGAGAGCCGAGATCAACGAGGTCGAGGAGATGGCGACCGAGACAAGAAACCATTTTGGAAGGATGACAAGAATGTG GGAAATGAATCAAATTACAGCACTTTAGAACAATTGCAACGAGAGGCTGTTTTGAAGGATCTAcaagaagaaatatcaagatCTGTCCTTTCTCAAGAAAGTTTGTTATTGTCTGGGCGAGATAATAGGGACAGTTATTCAAGAGATAAAGTCAGAGGTCCAATTTTAGATGAGTTTTCAGAAGATGCGCGTGACTACCGCAGCTCAAAATCCATTAGGAATGACTATAGGGACAGTAGAGACCAGCAGCTAAGAAAGCATGATGACAGTCGCTCAAGAAAAAGGAGTTACAGCCCTGCAGATGACAGATCATCCTCTTCCTACAGAAAGAGTAGAGAGGACACCCCAACAAAGCGTAGTCGCAGTACAACTTCTGGCAGCCGccatgatagtgatgatgatttaCGAAATGTACTAAAACAGTACCAAAAGAGTAAATGGGAAGATGAAGATGTCAGTAAGGACAGAACACGATATAACAGCAAGGACTTTGTCAGTAAAGTTGAtggcaaaagaaacaaagaaagccTTGGGGTGTCCTCTTCTACTGACATTTTCACCATGTCAAGCCAAGGAACTCTTGGCTCTTTTTCTTTGGAGTCACTGCCTGGTAGCAAGGACTACTTTGATGCTGGTTTTAGGGAAGATTATAGAGAGAAGGACTGGCTGAAAGAAGACAAGAAAACTTACAGAGACAGCTCAAAGGACAGAGATTATACAAGTAGCAGGTACAGATCTAGTAAGCAAGATAGAAGAGGAAGCTTAGATTATGGGCTAAG GGGCAATGATTTGGAGAACGTGGACTCTAGATTTAAAAATGATGACCGCGAATTTAGTAATGAGGCAGATTTGGATCGCATTTTGTATCAAAACAGAGAATCACCTAACTATGGAAGCTTGGGCAGTGAAATTCTTAGAGACCTCTCAGTGACAGAGCTAGCAGGATTGGCAGGCGAGAAGTTCAAAACTGGTTTTGAGCTTGGAAGACCATTTTTTGGATTTGACCGAGgtcaacaaagaaacaaaccagGTACATTCGTATTTACAG GTTGGCAAGACCAGACAGCTGCGGGAGGAACTACTACAGACAGCATTTGGAATGAATCTTCTGACTTGTTGCTTGAAGGACGAGGTAAAAGCTATGGCAAAACCTACGGCGATGATGACTTTTTGCTGAACCGTGACAGAAAAGACCATAAGGAAGACAAACCATCAAGttttaaaacacaaaagagaGATTCATATAGTAAAGATGATAAGAACGTTAACAGTGGGCAAAGAGGCAGTTTAGCACCATTGCTTAAGCCCGCTAAAAGTGTCTCATTAAACAAAACGTCTGGAGGCACTAGCTCAAAATTGTCTGCCCCTTCAACCACCAAACCTGGGCCAAAACCCTTGTTTCCATTAGGGTTTATGCCGAGACAAGTCAAAGTGCCACAAGGTAAAAGTACTCAGAAAACGCCGTCAAATAAAGGCAATCAGTCGCCACCATTGTTACCAAAGAAGAGCGGCTACTTTCCAAGACACACGGAGACGAAATCAAGATCGCGCAGCAGGAGTTCTGAGAGAGTTTTTGAGAATAGCGACTTTGGAGCTAACAGTGGCGCAAAGAGACAGGTGAAACCTCCCAGCAAAGGAAAATTCACAACGCAGAATTGGTCAAACCCGGGAGATAAGAACAAGAAAATAGAAGGAAAGGAAAACGCTAGTTTAAAAGCCCCTCAACTTTTGAGTGGCACCCGAGGAAGAGGAAACATCTTGACCAATAACCGTGGAAACCGTGGCAGAGGAGGATTCCAACAGAAGCCTGGTGTAGGAAGGGCAGGTGCAGGGATTGCTCAGAGAGGCAGAGGAAGAGGTGTTAGAGGTAAAGGTCCGAGCAATAGAGGAAGAGGTGCTTCTAGGGGAAGAGGTTTGGCGGCACGTGGAAGAGGCAGAGGCGTAGCCCAACCTCCTGTTGGGGCAACAGTGAGAAATATCTTTCGGAGAAGTAAATCACGCAGTCCCAGACAAGGAAAGCACAAAAGATTCTCCAGGTCCTCTGGCAGTCCAAGGGGAAGTAGAAGCAGAAGAAGAGGTAGCAGAAGCCGAAGCCGAAGTCGAAGCAGTAGCTATTGCAGTACTTGCAGCAGTGGTAGTTGTAGTACTTGTCATAGCTGGCGCAGCATAAGCGTTGACAGTCTTAATGGAGATCAAGACAAAAAGAGACGTGGTCACCATAGAGGGAAGAGTGGAAGCAAGTATGTTTTGGACAAAAAGTCTGAGAAGTCTTTGGATAAGTTAAAAGACGATATAAAACATATGGAAAAGCAGCTAGAGCAGAAGAAGGTCAAAGATCACTCTGTTTCAAAACCATTAGAAAAGCCATTTGATAGTAAACAATCGAGCAACAAGACGAACGAAAAGAGGCTATCAGAGACAAGATTATCAGATAAGAAACCACCAGAAAAGAAACCATTAGACAAGGCCCTCGTCGATAAGAAGCCACCAGGCAAGAATTCAGATCAGAAGACGTCAAAAGATGCCCTAAAAGGGAAATCGGATGTCAAAATGACAAAGAGTGACCCAAAAGCAGGCTTCAAACAAACTAAAGGTGGAAAATTAAAAGACCAGAAAGAAAGTGTGTTAGATAAAGAGGAGAAACCTGAAAGACCATTCGATGACAGGAAAGACGTCAAAAGAAAGACTGACAATTCCAGAGAagtgattttaaaaagtgataaGCGCAAGGAGTCTCCTCTTTTcataaagaaagagaaagaatcCCCTGCAAGAGAAGTGAAGATCGTCAGTGAAAAGAAGAGCAAAGGTGACAAAGTCCTTGATGAGTCTAGCTCGAAGATGAAAGCGGGCTCGCTGAAAATAACAATCGATCAACCTAAATGGTTGATTGACgccaaaaagaacaaaaatatcgAAATTGATCAGCCTAAATGGTCGACTGATACAAAACAGAGTAAAAATATGGAAGTAGAAGTTGAAAGGACTGTCGATGTTAAGAAGAAGCCTTCCAAGTCCCCTCCTGGCAAGCAAAAGAAgaaggacaaagaaaaagtgaaGTCGAAGAAGGCAAAGAAAAAGTCCAAGAAAAAGAAGTATGACAGAGATAGCGCTGATTCCGGAGATGAGTCAGTTTACAGTAGCATTTCTGGACAAGATGACTTCCCCTCTAGTAATGATGAAAAGTCCAAGTATTTACAGCCCTACGATCAAAGAATCGTAGAATTCTCTTCTGGTGCTTTTGATGCCAATATGATAACTGTGCATTACGCTAAACGAAGTAAAAGTTCAACCCGTCCAGCCAGCCGATCGTCAACCGAAGGAGAGACCTCAAAAAGTTCTCAAAGTAGGGCTAATTTAATCACCATTCCTGTTTCCAAAGAGCCACCTTTGTTGCCAGATGTTAGCCGTCCACGAAAAAGCAGCGGTGCTCCTCCTCCTTCTCAAGAGAAAGTGTTCGATAACGATAATAGTGATGCGCATTACTCTGAGATATCGTATACCGGAAATGAAGCCAATGTTGATTATGAAACAGCCGGGTTTGCTGAGGAGTTTCAGGGTGAACAGGACTATGGTCGTTCGTACCAGGGCGACGAGGATCTGGGGCAAGAGTGGGAACCAGGTCATGGTGAAGAAGGTGAATACTATTATGAAGAGGGAGGAGAGGGTGAAGGATATGAGCAGGAGTATTACACCTATCCTCAGGAGGGTGAGGTGGCTGGTGCTGGTGTCGTCCAAGAAGGAGAGAACTACCAAGAGTGGTATGAGGGTGAATATGTGGAGGGAGGTACTGTGGAAGGTGAAACTGCAGGTGCCGAGTATGAAGGAGAGTATTATCTTGCTGAGGACGGCTTGTATTATCCTGTTGAAGGCGAAGCTTATGAGCAATACCAAGGGGAGTATGTTGAGGGTGGAGAGCATCATGAGGCGGAGGCAGTGCAGGGTGAGGCTGTTACTTATGATGAGTACGGTTATCAGTATACTGAAGAAGGTTACCATTATGTTGAAGAGGGTCAACAATATGCTGAAGAAGGAGCAGAGTGGCAGCAGTATGGTGAAGATGGTGCTGCCTACCAGTCTGGAGAAGGCTGGGGTCAGGGTGAGGTGGAAGGGCAGTGGGAAGAGTACCAGGAAGGATACCCTGCTGAACAGTCAGAGTGGGGCCCTGAGTACACTCAAGGCATTGAATATGAAGGACAGGAGTATCAAGTTGAAGGGGCTGAGACTCTGCCTCAGGAGGGTTATGACGATAGTGACGTGTATGAGAGCCAGTATTACGCCGAGGGTTACCAACAACCTGAAGAGCCAAATAGTGTTGAGCAGAGTTTTGAACCACATTTACAAACGGAGCATGATCAGATCCAAGAGACTTCGGCAATAAAAGACAATTCCGAAAATGTGTCTGTAGTCCCGCCTAACGTCGGGGACAACAAAAAAGAGGCCAAACCGCTCAAGTCCATTCTTAAGAAGGGCAACCAGGCAGAAAGCAAAGGCACAAAGTTAGTCAGTGAACGTCTTGCTCAAATGAAGAATCAGCCCGGAAGCAAATTGGAGACGCCAGGACTCGGTAGTACTCCAGCTTCATCTTCGCAAACAGCTGAGACAACAGGACAAAATCCCAGGCACGAGGAAGAAGCGAAAGCCCAATCTGAATCGGATCGTTATCGTGAAACCGAAAGAGAAATTTTGTCCTCCCAACCCAAAGATGCCATCGGCACCGAGTTTATTGTGCGAGTACACGGTACTGGGATGTCCAGTTTCTATTGCAAACTGTGTAATTGTCGTTTCAATACACTGACAGCCAAGAACTTGCACGTCAAAGGAATGAAGCACATAGAGCTGTATATCCGCTTAAAGTCCCAGCTCTTACAGTCTGTGATAAAGGACACAAAAGTAGCTACCGCTAAGAGGCCTGCTGAAGAAGGTGCTTCTGGTGCGCAGAAATTTCCTCGCATACTTAACTAA
- the LOC140928256 gene encoding uncharacterized protein isoform X2, producing MNRKKTIDYTVTRRPRDSYGPSSSSKPRTESRDQRGRGDGDRDKKPFWKDDKNVGNESNYSTLEQLQREAVLKDLQEEISRSVLSQESLLLSGRDNRDSYSRDKVRGPILDEFSEDARDYRSSKSIRNDYRDSRDQQLRKHDDSRSRKRSYSPADDRSSSSYRKSREDTPTKRSRSTTSGSRHDSDDDLRNVLKQYQKSKWEDEDVSKDRTRYNSKDFVSKVDGKRNKESLGVSSSTDIFTMSSQGTLGSFSLESLPGSKDYFDAGFREDYREKDWLKEDKKTYRDSSKDRDYTSSRYRSSKQDRRGSLDYGLRGNDLENVDSRFKNDDREFSNEADLDRILYQNRESPNYGSLGSEILRDLSVTELAGLAGEKFKTGFELGRPFFGFDRGQQRNKPGWQDQTAAGGTTTDSIWNESSDLLLEGRGKSYGKTYGDDDFLLNRDRKDHKEDKPSSFKTQKRDSYSKDDKNVNSGQRGSLAPLLKPAKSVSLNKTSGGTSSKLSAPSTTKPGPKPLFPLGFMPRQVKVPQGKSTQKTPSNKGNQSPPLLPKKSGYFPRHTETKSRSRSRSSERVFENSDFGANSGAKRQVKPPSKGKFTTQNWSNPGDKNKKIEGKENASLKAPQLLSGTRGRGNILTNNRGNRGRGGFQQKPGVGRAGAGIAQRGRGRGVRGKGPSNRGRGASRGRGLAARGRGRGVAQPPVGATVRNIFRRSKSRSPRQGKHKRFSRSSGSPRGSRSRRRGSRSRSRSRSSSYCSTCSSGSCSTCHSWRSISVDSLNGDQDKKRRGHHRGKSGSKYVLDKKSEKSLDKLKDDIKHMEKQLEQKKVKDHSVSKPLEKPFDSKQSSNKTNEKRLSETRLSDKKPPEKKPLDKALVDKKPPGKNSDQKTSKDALKGKSDVKMTKSDPKAGFKQTKGGKLKDQKESVLDKEEKPERPFDDRKDVKRKTDNSREVILKSDKRKESPLFIKKEKESPAREVKIVSEKKSKGDKVLDESSSKMKAGSLKITIDQPKWLIDAKKNKNIEIDQPKWSTDTKQSKNMEVEVERTVDVKKKPSKSPPGKQKKKDKEKVKSKKAKKKSKKKKYDRDSADSGDESVYSSISGQDDFPSSNDEKSKYLQPYDQRIVEFSSGAFDANMITVHYAKRSKSSTRPASRSSTEGETSKSSQSRANLITIPVSKEPPLLPDVSRPRKSSGAPPPSQEKVFDNDNSDAHYSEISYTGNEANVDYETAGFAEEFQGEQDYGRSYQGDEDLGQEWEPGHGEEGEYYYEEGGEGEGYEQEYYTYPQEGEVAGAGVVQEGENYQEWYEGEYVEGGTVEGETAGAEYEGEYYLAEDGLYYPVEGEAYEQYQGEYVEGGEHHEAEAVQGEAVTYDEYGYQYTEEGYHYVEEGQQYAEEGAEWQQYGEDGAAYQSGEGWGQGEVEGQWEEYQEGYPAEQSEWGPEYTQGIEYEGQEYQVEGAETLPQEGYDDSDVYESQYYAEGYQQPEEPNSVEQSFEPHLQTEHDQIQETSAIKDNSENVSVVPPNVGDNKKEAKPLKSILKKGNQAESKGTKLVSERLAQMKNQPGSKLETPGLGSTPASSSQTAETTGQNPRHEEEAKAQSESDRYRETEREILSSQPKDAIGTEFIVRVHGTGMSSFYCKLCNCRFNTLTAKNLHVKGMKHIELYIRLKSQLLQSVIKDTKVATAKRPAEEGASGAQKFPRILN from the exons ATGAACCGCAAGAAAACTATCGACTACACTGTCACACGAAGGCCAAGAGACTCATACGGTCCGTCAAGTTCCTCTAAACCTCGGACGGAGAGCCGAGATCAACGAGGTCGAGGAGATGGCGACCGAGACAAGAAACCATTTTGGAAGGATGACAAGAATGTG GGAAATGAATCAAATTACAGCACTTTAGAACAATTGCAACGAGAGGCTGTTTTGAAGGATCTAcaagaagaaatatcaagatCTGTCCTTTCTCAAGAAAGTTTGTTATTGTCTGGGCGAGATAATAGGGACAGTTATTCAAGAGATAAAGTCAGAGGTCCAATTTTAGATGAGTTTTCAGAAGATGCGCGTGACTACCGCAGCTCAAAATCCATTAGGAATGACTATAGGGACAGTAGAGACCAGCAGCTAAGAAAGCATGATGACAGTCGCTCAAGAAAAAGGAGTTACAGCCCTGCAGATGACAGATCATCCTCTTCCTACAGAAAGAGTAGAGAGGACACCCCAACAAAGCGTAGTCGCAGTACAACTTCTGGCAGCCGccatgatagtgatgatgatttaCGAAATGTACTAAAACAGTACCAAAAGAGTAAATGGGAAGATGAAGATGTCAGTAAGGACAGAACACGATATAACAGCAAGGACTTTGTCAGTAAAGTTGAtggcaaaagaaacaaagaaagccTTGGGGTGTCCTCTTCTACTGACATTTTCACCATGTCAAGCCAAGGAACTCTTGGCTCTTTTTCTTTGGAGTCACTGCCTGGTAGCAAGGACTACTTTGATGCTGGTTTTAGGGAAGATTATAGAGAGAAGGACTGGCTGAAAGAAGACAAGAAAACTTACAGAGACAGCTCAAAGGACAGAGATTATACAAGTAGCAGGTACAGATCTAGTAAGCAAGATAGAAGAGGAAGCTTAGATTATGGGCTAAG GGGCAATGATTTGGAGAACGTGGACTCTAGATTTAAAAATGATGACCGCGAATTTAGTAATGAGGCAGATTTGGATCGCATTTTGTATCAAAACAGAGAATCACCTAACTATGGAAGCTTGGGCAGTGAAATTCTTAGAGACCTCTCAGTGACAGAGCTAGCAGGATTGGCAGGCGAGAAGTTCAAAACTGGTTTTGAGCTTGGAAGACCATTTTTTGGATTTGACCGAGgtcaacaaagaaacaaaccag GTTGGCAAGACCAGACAGCTGCGGGAGGAACTACTACAGACAGCATTTGGAATGAATCTTCTGACTTGTTGCTTGAAGGACGAGGTAAAAGCTATGGCAAAACCTACGGCGATGATGACTTTTTGCTGAACCGTGACAGAAAAGACCATAAGGAAGACAAACCATCAAGttttaaaacacaaaagagaGATTCATATAGTAAAGATGATAAGAACGTTAACAGTGGGCAAAGAGGCAGTTTAGCACCATTGCTTAAGCCCGCTAAAAGTGTCTCATTAAACAAAACGTCTGGAGGCACTAGCTCAAAATTGTCTGCCCCTTCAACCACCAAACCTGGGCCAAAACCCTTGTTTCCATTAGGGTTTATGCCGAGACAAGTCAAAGTGCCACAAGGTAAAAGTACTCAGAAAACGCCGTCAAATAAAGGCAATCAGTCGCCACCATTGTTACCAAAGAAGAGCGGCTACTTTCCAAGACACACGGAGACGAAATCAAGATCGCGCAGCAGGAGTTCTGAGAGAGTTTTTGAGAATAGCGACTTTGGAGCTAACAGTGGCGCAAAGAGACAGGTGAAACCTCCCAGCAAAGGAAAATTCACAACGCAGAATTGGTCAAACCCGGGAGATAAGAACAAGAAAATAGAAGGAAAGGAAAACGCTAGTTTAAAAGCCCCTCAACTTTTGAGTGGCACCCGAGGAAGAGGAAACATCTTGACCAATAACCGTGGAAACCGTGGCAGAGGAGGATTCCAACAGAAGCCTGGTGTAGGAAGGGCAGGTGCAGGGATTGCTCAGAGAGGCAGAGGAAGAGGTGTTAGAGGTAAAGGTCCGAGCAATAGAGGAAGAGGTGCTTCTAGGGGAAGAGGTTTGGCGGCACGTGGAAGAGGCAGAGGCGTAGCCCAACCTCCTGTTGGGGCAACAGTGAGAAATATCTTTCGGAGAAGTAAATCACGCAGTCCCAGACAAGGAAAGCACAAAAGATTCTCCAGGTCCTCTGGCAGTCCAAGGGGAAGTAGAAGCAGAAGAAGAGGTAGCAGAAGCCGAAGCCGAAGTCGAAGCAGTAGCTATTGCAGTACTTGCAGCAGTGGTAGTTGTAGTACTTGTCATAGCTGGCGCAGCATAAGCGTTGACAGTCTTAATGGAGATCAAGACAAAAAGAGACGTGGTCACCATAGAGGGAAGAGTGGAAGCAAGTATGTTTTGGACAAAAAGTCTGAGAAGTCTTTGGATAAGTTAAAAGACGATATAAAACATATGGAAAAGCAGCTAGAGCAGAAGAAGGTCAAAGATCACTCTGTTTCAAAACCATTAGAAAAGCCATTTGATAGTAAACAATCGAGCAACAAGACGAACGAAAAGAGGCTATCAGAGACAAGATTATCAGATAAGAAACCACCAGAAAAGAAACCATTAGACAAGGCCCTCGTCGATAAGAAGCCACCAGGCAAGAATTCAGATCAGAAGACGTCAAAAGATGCCCTAAAAGGGAAATCGGATGTCAAAATGACAAAGAGTGACCCAAAAGCAGGCTTCAAACAAACTAAAGGTGGAAAATTAAAAGACCAGAAAGAAAGTGTGTTAGATAAAGAGGAGAAACCTGAAAGACCATTCGATGACAGGAAAGACGTCAAAAGAAAGACTGACAATTCCAGAGAagtgattttaaaaagtgataaGCGCAAGGAGTCTCCTCTTTTcataaagaaagagaaagaatcCCCTGCAAGAGAAGTGAAGATCGTCAGTGAAAAGAAGAGCAAAGGTGACAAAGTCCTTGATGAGTCTAGCTCGAAGATGAAAGCGGGCTCGCTGAAAATAACAATCGATCAACCTAAATGGTTGATTGACgccaaaaagaacaaaaatatcgAAATTGATCAGCCTAAATGGTCGACTGATACAAAACAGAGTAAAAATATGGAAGTAGAAGTTGAAAGGACTGTCGATGTTAAGAAGAAGCCTTCCAAGTCCCCTCCTGGCAAGCAAAAGAAgaaggacaaagaaaaagtgaaGTCGAAGAAGGCAAAGAAAAAGTCCAAGAAAAAGAAGTATGACAGAGATAGCGCTGATTCCGGAGATGAGTCAGTTTACAGTAGCATTTCTGGACAAGATGACTTCCCCTCTAGTAATGATGAAAAGTCCAAGTATTTACAGCCCTACGATCAAAGAATCGTAGAATTCTCTTCTGGTGCTTTTGATGCCAATATGATAACTGTGCATTACGCTAAACGAAGTAAAAGTTCAACCCGTCCAGCCAGCCGATCGTCAACCGAAGGAGAGACCTCAAAAAGTTCTCAAAGTAGGGCTAATTTAATCACCATTCCTGTTTCCAAAGAGCCACCTTTGTTGCCAGATGTTAGCCGTCCACGAAAAAGCAGCGGTGCTCCTCCTCCTTCTCAAGAGAAAGTGTTCGATAACGATAATAGTGATGCGCATTACTCTGAGATATCGTATACCGGAAATGAAGCCAATGTTGATTATGAAACAGCCGGGTTTGCTGAGGAGTTTCAGGGTGAACAGGACTATGGTCGTTCGTACCAGGGCGACGAGGATCTGGGGCAAGAGTGGGAACCAGGTCATGGTGAAGAAGGTGAATACTATTATGAAGAGGGAGGAGAGGGTGAAGGATATGAGCAGGAGTATTACACCTATCCTCAGGAGGGTGAGGTGGCTGGTGCTGGTGTCGTCCAAGAAGGAGAGAACTACCAAGAGTGGTATGAGGGTGAATATGTGGAGGGAGGTACTGTGGAAGGTGAAACTGCAGGTGCCGAGTATGAAGGAGAGTATTATCTTGCTGAGGACGGCTTGTATTATCCTGTTGAAGGCGAAGCTTATGAGCAATACCAAGGGGAGTATGTTGAGGGTGGAGAGCATCATGAGGCGGAGGCAGTGCAGGGTGAGGCTGTTACTTATGATGAGTACGGTTATCAGTATACTGAAGAAGGTTACCATTATGTTGAAGAGGGTCAACAATATGCTGAAGAAGGAGCAGAGTGGCAGCAGTATGGTGAAGATGGTGCTGCCTACCAGTCTGGAGAAGGCTGGGGTCAGGGTGAGGTGGAAGGGCAGTGGGAAGAGTACCAGGAAGGATACCCTGCTGAACAGTCAGAGTGGGGCCCTGAGTACACTCAAGGCATTGAATATGAAGGACAGGAGTATCAAGTTGAAGGGGCTGAGACTCTGCCTCAGGAGGGTTATGACGATAGTGACGTGTATGAGAGCCAGTATTACGCCGAGGGTTACCAACAACCTGAAGAGCCAAATAGTGTTGAGCAGAGTTTTGAACCACATTTACAAACGGAGCATGATCAGATCCAAGAGACTTCGGCAATAAAAGACAATTCCGAAAATGTGTCTGTAGTCCCGCCTAACGTCGGGGACAACAAAAAAGAGGCCAAACCGCTCAAGTCCATTCTTAAGAAGGGCAACCAGGCAGAAAGCAAAGGCACAAAGTTAGTCAGTGAACGTCTTGCTCAAATGAAGAATCAGCCCGGAAGCAAATTGGAGACGCCAGGACTCGGTAGTACTCCAGCTTCATCTTCGCAAACAGCTGAGACAACAGGACAAAATCCCAGGCACGAGGAAGAAGCGAAAGCCCAATCTGAATCGGATCGTTATCGTGAAACCGAAAGAGAAATTTTGTCCTCCCAACCCAAAGATGCCATCGGCACCGAGTTTATTGTGCGAGTACACGGTACTGGGATGTCCAGTTTCTATTGCAAACTGTGTAATTGTCGTTTCAATACACTGACAGCCAAGAACTTGCACGTCAAAGGAATGAAGCACATAGAGCTGTATATCCGCTTAAAGTCCCAGCTCTTACAGTCTGTGATAAAGGACACAAAAGTAGCTACCGCTAAGAGGCCTGCTGAAGAAGGTGCTTCTGGTGCGCAGAAATTTCCTCGCATACTTAACTAA